One genomic segment of Buchnera aphidicola (Chaitoregma tattakana) includes these proteins:
- a CDS encoding HesB/IscA family protein, with the protein MQIIYFTKKAEKQIKFLIKNKFKNKILEIYIKKTGCAGLEYKMKFVEISKKHNEHKKSFFLEKHGITILIHKTHLKILENTKIDFVKEGINKKFKFVNKKIKNFCGCGKSFNIN; encoded by the coding sequence ATGCAAATAATTTATTTTACAAAAAAAGCTGAAAAACAAATAAAATTTTTAATAAAAAACAAATTCAAAAATAAAATATTAGAAATTTATATAAAAAAAACTGGATGTGCTGGTTTAGAATATAAAATGAAATTTGTAGAAATATCGAAAAAACATAACGAACATAAAAAAAGTTTTTTTTTAGAAAAACATGGTATAACTATACTAATACATAAAACACATTTAAAAATATTAGAAAATACAAAAATAGATTTTGTAAAAGAAGGAATTAATAAAAAATTTAAATTTGTTAACAAAAAAATTAAAAATTTTTGTGGATGTGGTAAAAGTTTTAATATAAATTAA
- the metG gene encoding methionine--tRNA ligase has protein sequence MKKKILVTCALPYANGPIHIGHLLEHIQADIFVRYQKMKKNDVWFICADDAHGTAIMLKAQEKNISEEFLIKTVLEDHKKDFYNFDISHDIYHSTHSKENLRFVLKVFDILKTKKMISEKFVNQFFDESSKMFLPDRYINGTCPVCNSSSEFGDSCTSCGSFYSVLELINPISVVSGNVPILKRTLQVFFNISLFENKIKKMLLSNVLEKDVSKKVVEWFEIGLRDWNISRDYPYFGFKIPGYKKKYFYVWLDAPIGYISTFKKLCSERNINFNEFWDENSNTKLYHFIGKDIIYFHSIFWPAILNAISFRKPTKIYVHGYVKINDRKMSKSTKHLITAKNWYKNFDSDSLRYYYASKISNNIEDININAKDFVNSINSGLVNKIINLATRNASFINKYFHGMLYKKASNILEYRNFLNKFNKINLFFKNMKYRDVISEILKISNFANSYINDKAPWRFIQYKNMNYVQDVCSTGINFFRIIMTYMKPILPKLSNRVEYFLNSKLDFKNLAQPLFDHKINNVKFLYKRVKIKDFYKLI, from the coding sequence ATGAAAAAAAAAATTTTGGTAACTTGCGCCTTACCTTATGCAAATGGTCCTATACATATAGGTCATTTATTAGAACACATTCAAGCTGATATTTTTGTAAGATATCAAAAAATGAAAAAAAATGATGTGTGGTTTATATGTGCAGATGATGCCCATGGTACTGCTATAATGTTAAAAGCACAAGAAAAAAATATTTCCGAGGAATTTTTAATAAAAACTGTTTTGGAAGATCATAAAAAAGATTTTTACAATTTTGATATATCACATGACATATATCATTCTACACATTCTAAAGAAAATTTAAGATTTGTTTTAAAAGTTTTTGATATATTGAAGACAAAAAAAATGATTTCAGAAAAATTTGTTAATCAATTTTTTGATGAAAGCAGTAAAATGTTTTTACCTGACAGGTATATAAATGGCACATGTCCTGTTTGTAATAGTAGTAGTGAATTTGGTGATAGTTGCACATCATGTGGATCGTTTTATTCAGTTTTAGAATTAATAAATCCTATTTCTGTTGTTTCTGGTAATGTTCCGATTCTAAAAAGAACTTTACAAGTGTTTTTTAATATTTCTCTTTTTGAAAATAAAATAAAAAAAATGCTACTTTCTAATGTCTTAGAAAAAGATGTTTCTAAAAAAGTTGTAGAATGGTTTGAAATAGGTTTAAGGGATTGGAATATATCTAGAGATTATCCATATTTCGGTTTTAAAATACCAGGATATAAAAAAAAATATTTTTATGTATGGTTAGATGCTCCAATAGGATATATTAGTACATTTAAAAAGTTGTGTTCAGAAAGAAATATAAATTTTAATGAATTTTGGGATGAAAATAGTAATACTAAACTGTATCATTTTATAGGTAAGGATATAATTTATTTTCATAGCATATTTTGGCCTGCTATATTAAATGCGATATCTTTTAGAAAACCTACTAAAATATATGTACATGGTTATGTTAAGATTAACGATAGAAAAATGTCTAAATCTACAAAACATTTAATAACTGCTAAAAATTGGTATAAAAATTTTGATTCTGATAGTTTAAGATATTATTATGCATCTAAAATTTCTAATAATATAGAAGACATTAACATTAATGCAAAAGATTTTGTGAATAGTATTAATTCAGGATTAGTAAATAAAATAATAAATTTAGCTACTCGTAATGCTAGTTTTATAAACAAATATTTTCATGGTATGTTATATAAAAAAGCTTCTAACATATTAGAGTATAGAAATTTTTTAAATAAATTTAATAAAATTAATTTATTTTTTAAAAATATGAAATATAGAGATGTAATTTCTGAAATTTTAAAAATTTCTAATTTTGCAAATTCTTATATTAATGATAAAGCTCCTTGGCGTTTTATACAATATAAAAATATGAACTATGTACAAGATGTTTGTTCTACTGGAATAAATTTTTTTAGAATAATAATGACATATATGAAACCTATATTACCAAAATTGTCAAATAGAGTAGAATATTTTCTAAATTCGAAATTAGATTTTAAAAATCTAGCACAACCATTGTTTGATCATAAAATTAATAATGTAAAATTTTTATATAAAAGAGTAAAAATTAAAGATTTTTATAAACTTATTTAA
- the hisIE gene encoding bifunctional phosphoribosyl-AMP cyclohydrolase/phosphoribosyl-ATP diphosphatase HisIE: MIRKRVVSSIDWNKVHGMIPVVVQNNFSGKVLMLGYMNREALNMTIKKKVITFYSRVKNRLWTKGEKSGNYLKVLDIILDCDLDSILILSDPIGKTCHLNKISCFDYKRTCFDFLYKLEDIIEKRKNFFKNSYTHKLYNSGIERIAQKVGEEAIETVLSSLGKNNIRFIDEVSDLIYHLLVLIHYKDLNMKKVINNLLNRNKVD; the protein is encoded by the coding sequence ATGATTAGAAAAAGAGTTGTGTCATCTATTGATTGGAATAAAGTACATGGTATGATCCCCGTGGTAGTGCAAAATAATTTTTCTGGAAAAGTTTTAATGCTAGGATATATGAATCGTGAAGCTTTAAATATGACAATTAAAAAAAAAGTTATAACATTTTACTCTAGAGTAAAAAATAGATTGTGGACTAAAGGAGAAAAATCAGGAAATTATTTAAAAGTTTTAGACATTATTTTAGATTGTGACTTAGACAGTATATTAATTTTGTCAGATCCTATAGGAAAAACTTGTCATTTAAATAAAATTAGTTGTTTTGATTATAAACGTACTTGTTTTGACTTTTTATATAAACTTGAAGATATAATAGAAAAAAGAAAAAACTTTTTTAAAAATTCTTATACTCATAAATTATATAATAGTGGTATAGAAAGAATAGCGCAAAAAGTAGGAGAAGAAGCTATAGAAACTGTGTTATCTTCTTTAGGCAAAAATAATATTAGATTTATTGATGAAGTATCTGATCTTATATATCATTTATTAGTATTGATACATTATAAAGATTTAAATATGAAAAAAGTTATAAATAATTTGCTGAATAGGAATAAAGTTGATTAA
- the hisA gene encoding 1-(5-phosphoribosyl)-5-[(5-phosphoribosylamino)methylideneamino]imidazole-4-carboxamide isomerase: protein MIIPSLDILDNNIVRLYKGNYKQVKFYDYDLFNLAEKYKLGGAKILHIVDLSGSRNPKNRQIKLVEKIIKKIDLPIQIGGGIRSIKEIEDLLALGVSRIVIGSSAVTNIYETKKWFTKYSNNLVLAVDVVYRQNTFSEIKINGWVKSTGKDMIKLIYEYKKIGLKHLLCTDINKDGTLDGPNFNLYKNITRKFYDLRIQASGGISSIKDIENIKCTNVSSVIVGRALLEKRFNISEAIACWQKE from the coding sequence AGATAATAATATAGTAAGATTATATAAAGGAAACTATAAACAAGTTAAATTTTATGATTATGATTTATTTAATTTAGCTGAAAAATATAAGTTAGGTGGCGCTAAAATACTTCATATAGTAGATTTGTCTGGTAGTAGAAATCCTAAAAATAGACAAATAAAATTAGTAGAAAAGATCATAAAAAAAATTGATTTACCAATACAAATAGGGGGTGGTATTAGAAGTATAAAAGAAATAGAAGATTTATTAGCATTAGGAGTTAGTAGAATAGTTATAGGTTCTTCAGCTGTCACTAATATTTATGAAACTAAAAAATGGTTCACAAAATATAGTAATAATTTAGTTCTTGCGGTAGATGTTGTTTATAGACAAAATACTTTTAGTGAAATAAAAATAAATGGGTGGGTTAAGAGCACTGGAAAAGATATGATTAAGTTAATATATGAGTATAAAAAAATAGGGTTAAAACATTTGTTGTGTACGGATATTAACAAAGATGGCACATTAGATGGACCAAATTTTAATTTATATAAAAATATTACTAGAAAATTCTATGATTTAAGAATACAAGCTTCCGGAGGTATAAGTTCAATAAAAGATATAGAGAATATTAAGTGTACTAATGTATCTTCTGTAATAGTGGGAAGAGCTTTATTAGAAAAAAGGTTTAATATTTCAGAGGCTATTGCATGTTGGCAAAAAGAATAA
- the hisF gene encoding imidazole glycerol phosphate synthase subunit HisF, whose product MLAKRIIPCLDIKNGNVVKGIKFRNHKIICEDIFTLVKRYMSENADELVFYDITAYTENKVASKNLIYKIAEILNLPFCVAGGIKSVTDANIILSNGADKISINSPAIDDPCLISRLADKFGSQCVVVGIDSIFDAKKKKYFVFKYTGDSKKIVNTNLYTLDWVKKVQKLGAGEIVLNVINFDGLNQGYDIKQLNKIRKICKIPLIASSGAGTYKHFYDVFNESNVDGALAASVFHNKKIHINKLKKFLFKKGIEVRL is encoded by the coding sequence ATGTTGGCAAAAAGAATAATTCCTTGTTTAGACATAAAAAATGGTAATGTTGTTAAAGGTATAAAGTTCAGAAACCATAAAATAATTTGTGAAGATATATTTACTTTAGTAAAAAGATATATGAGCGAAAATGCTGATGAACTAGTTTTTTATGATATCACTGCATATACAGAAAATAAGGTTGCAAGTAAAAATTTAATATATAAAATTGCAGAAATTTTAAATTTACCATTTTGTGTAGCAGGTGGCATTAAGAGTGTTACTGATGCAAATATAATTCTTTCTAATGGAGCAGATAAAATTTCTATAAATTCTCCAGCTATAGATGATCCATGCTTGATAAGCAGACTGGCTGACAAATTTGGAAGTCAATGTGTGGTTGTTGGTATTGATTCTATTTTTGATGCTAAAAAAAAAAAATATTTTGTATTTAAGTATACTGGTGATTCTAAAAAAATTGTTAATACTAATTTATATACATTAGATTGGGTAAAAAAAGTACAAAAACTAGGTGCTGGAGAAATAGTTTTAAATGTAATCAATTTTGATGGGTTAAATCAAGGATATGATATAAAGCAATTGAACAAAATTAGAAAAATTTGTAAAATTCCTTTGATTGCTTCTAGTGGTGCAGGAACTTACAAACATTTTTATGACGTTTTTAATGAATCTAATGTAGATGGAGCTTTGGCTGCATCAGTTTTCCATAATAAAAAAATACATATTAACAAATTAAAAAAATTTTTGTTTAAAAAAGGTATAGAAGTTAGATTATGA
- a CDS encoding 3-deoxy-7-phosphoheptulonate synthase gives MKKMKELRISKIEKLVTPIKVYNSYKPSKDIIENIQITRHNISKIINGQDKRLLVVIGPCSIHDHDSAIEYANKLLEKRIEYKSRLEIVMRTYFEKPRTVVGWKGLIVDPFLDGSLKINDGLKIARKLLVEINEIGLPSATEFLDMSIGQFIYDLISWGAIGARTTESQIHREMASCLPCPIGFKNGTDGNIKIAIDAIKSAKSKHLFLTSDKYGKNSVYYTLGNNNLHIIMRGGIKPNYYKLDIEKAVCLLEKNDLPKYLMVDFSHANCFKNHILQLKVAKSICKQIKRGNDFILGVMIESFLKEGSQNVINDRGLTYGQSITDPCLSWKDSEKILDMLANSIEHRF, from the coding sequence ATTAAAAAGATGAAAGAACTAAGAATAAGTAAAATTGAAAAGTTAGTAACTCCTATAAAAGTTTATAATAGTTATAAACCAAGTAAAGATATTATAGAAAATATTCAAATTACTAGACATAATATTTCTAAAATAATAAATGGACAGGATAAAAGATTATTAGTAGTAATTGGACCATGTTCTATACACGATCATGATTCTGCCATTGAATATGCAAATAAGTTATTAGAAAAGAGAATAGAATATAAATCTAGATTAGAAATTGTCATGAGAACTTATTTTGAAAAGCCCAGAACAGTTGTTGGATGGAAAGGTTTAATTGTAGATCCATTTTTAGATGGTAGTTTAAAAATAAATGATGGATTAAAAATAGCAAGAAAGTTATTAGTAGAAATCAATGAAATCGGACTTCCTTCTGCTACAGAATTTTTAGACATGTCTATAGGTCAGTTTATATATGACTTAATAAGTTGGGGAGCTATAGGAGCGAGAACCACTGAAAGTCAAATACATAGAGAAATGGCTTCATGTTTGCCTTGTCCTATAGGTTTTAAAAACGGTACTGATGGTAATATCAAGATTGCTATAGATGCTATTAAGTCAGCTAAATCTAAACATTTGTTTTTAACTTCAGATAAATATGGAAAAAATTCAGTATATTATACTTTAGGTAATAATAATTTACATATAATTATGCGAGGAGGAATTAAACCTAACTATTACAAATTAGATATAGAAAAAGCTGTTTGCTTGTTAGAAAAGAATGATTTGCCTAAATATTTGATGGTAGATTTTAGTCATGCTAATTGTTTTAAAAATCATATTTTACAATTGAAAGTTGCTAAATCTATATGTAAACAAATTAAAAGAGGAAACGATTTTATTTTAGGTGTTATGATAGAAAGTTTTTTAAAAGAAGGATCTCAAAATGTTATAAATGATAGAGGCTTAACATATGGTCAATCTATTACTGATCCTTGTCTAAGTTGGAAAGATAGTGAAAAAATACTGGATATGCTTGCAAATTCTATAGAACATCGTTTTTGA
- the ydiK gene encoding AI-2E family transporter YdiK, whose translation MFSLLFVVLLSFLSFLILKPFVFSFIWSCMIVISTWPIMIKLQKFFFNKRYFAIIVMTFLVFLLMLMPILFFFNVIIYNSKSFIMSLFSEDFKLPQLLCLKNIPFIGKRIFFSYQKLSLHNSTNFIKYLQPYIVKLSELFLRKISYFSYLVAQLNFVLIFNILLYSNGEKFVNLVKNISLRVSSKYGYSIVYLVVRSIRTISLVVLVTTFVQSLFGWVGVLISRVPYCSFFLFLIFLFCFLQLGPLPVLIPLSIWLFINNNFLFGIILVFWSILICILDNTLKPALIQLGMRLPFFVILFGVIGGLLAFGIIGVFIGPIILLIMYRLILLWLYNRSTYNIF comes from the coding sequence ATGTTTTCTTTACTATTTGTAGTTTTATTGTCTTTTTTAAGTTTTTTAATTCTAAAGCCATTTGTGTTTAGTTTTATTTGGTCATGCATGATAGTTATTTCTACTTGGCCTATTATGATTAAGTTACAAAAATTTTTTTTTAACAAACGATATTTTGCCATTATTGTGATGACTTTTCTTGTTTTTTTACTTATGTTAATGCCAATATTATTTTTTTTTAATGTTATCATATATAATTCTAAATCTTTTATTATGTCTTTGTTTTCTGAAGATTTCAAATTACCTCAGTTATTGTGTTTAAAAAACATACCTTTTATAGGTAAAAGAATATTTTTTAGTTATCAAAAGCTAAGCTTACATAATAGTACTAATTTTATAAAGTATCTTCAGCCATATATAGTAAAATTATCAGAACTTTTTTTAAGAAAAATTAGCTATTTTAGTTATTTAGTAGCACAGTTAAATTTTGTTTTAATTTTTAATATATTGTTATATTCAAATGGTGAAAAATTTGTAAATTTAGTAAAAAATATATCTTTACGTGTTTCTTCAAAATATGGTTATTCAATAGTATATCTTGTGGTAAGATCCATTAGAACAATATCTTTAGTAGTTCTAGTTACTACTTTCGTGCAGTCTTTATTTGGTTGGGTTGGTGTATTAATATCTAGAGTTCCATATTGTTCATTTTTTTTGTTTCTCATATTTTTATTTTGTTTTTTGCAACTAGGACCACTTCCAGTATTAATACCTCTTTCAATATGGTTGTTTATAAATAATAACTTTTTATTTGGAATTATTTTAGTATTTTGGAGTATTTTAATATGCATTTTAGACAATACTCTTAAACCAGCTTTGATACAGTTAGGAATGCGTCTTCCATTTTTTGTAATACTATTTGGAGTTATAGGTGGACTGTTAGCATTTGGAATTATAGGAGTTTTTATAGGTCCAATAATTTTGCTAATAATGTATAGATTAATATTACTATGGTTATATAACAGATCTACATATAATATTTTTTAA
- the tyrS gene encoding tyrosine--tRNA ligase: protein MINIEIINKFKKSGLIFEITNESSLIEEFKKHNSITLYCGFDPTSDSLHLGHILPILFLKKMYDYDNNIIILIGGATSLIGDPSFKDKERELYSHDIMRNNQKKLKKQILLILKKNFSKKDVIVLNNYVWFSNINIINFLRDVGKHFSINQMINRSSVIDRINRSDLGMSFTEFSYSLLQAYDFSYLYKNYNTILQIGGSDQWGNIVSGITLTKKLYNKKVFGITIPLLINKNGKKFGKSEKGTIWLDNKKTSVYDFYQFWLNITDVELKYFIKIFSFLGIIEKKLYKENVVVDIIKNKQIVADSVTKFVHGKKFLYIVKKICNILFNNDFSDIQKSDFNFLTKKYVGLPVILVKKHEKLIKILLKASFSKSLGNSKKMILSGAIKINNFVKKDCDYIFNESDKFFSKYSFLCKGKKNFCILYWG, encoded by the coding sequence ATGATAAATATAGAAATAATAAATAAATTTAAAAAATCTGGATTAATATTTGAAATTACTAATGAATCTAGTTTAATAGAAGAGTTTAAAAAACATAATTCTATTACTTTATATTGTGGTTTTGATCCTACATCTGACAGTTTGCATTTAGGTCATATTTTGCCTATACTTTTTTTAAAAAAAATGTATGACTATGATAACAATATAATAATTTTAATAGGAGGAGCAACAAGTTTAATAGGAGATCCAAGTTTTAAAGATAAAGAGAGAGAGTTATATTCTCATGATATTATGCGTAATAATCAAAAAAAGTTAAAAAAACAAATATTGTTAATATTAAAAAAAAATTTTTCTAAAAAAGATGTTATTGTATTAAACAATTATGTGTGGTTTTCTAATATTAATATTATTAATTTTCTTAGAGATGTTGGAAAACATTTTTCTATTAATCAAATGATAAATAGATCTTCTGTAATTGATAGAATAAATAGATCAGATTTAGGAATGTCTTTTACAGAATTTTCTTATAGTCTTTTACAAGCATATGATTTTTCTTATTTGTATAAAAATTATAATACTATTTTACAAATAGGAGGATCAGATCAATGGGGAAATATTGTCTCAGGTATTACTTTAACAAAAAAATTGTATAACAAGAAAGTGTTTGGAATAACAATACCGTTATTAATAAATAAAAATGGGAAAAAATTTGGAAAAAGTGAAAAAGGTACTATATGGTTAGATAATAAAAAAACGTCCGTATATGATTTCTATCAATTTTGGTTGAATATTACAGATGTTGAATTAAAATATTTTATAAAAATTTTTTCTTTTTTAGGTATTATAGAAAAAAAGTTATATAAAGAGAATGTAGTTGTTGACATTATTAAAAACAAACAAATTGTAGCAGATTCTGTAACTAAATTTGTACATGGAAAAAAATTTTTATATATTGTTAAGAAAATTTGTAATATATTATTTAATAATGATTTTTCTGATATACAAAAAAGTGATTTTAATTTTTTAACTAAAAAATATGTAGGGTTACCTGTAATTTTAGTTAAAAAACATGAAAAATTAATAAAAATATTATTAAAAGCATCTTTTTCTAAATCGTTAGGTAATTCTAAAAAAATGATTTTATCTGGAGCTATTAAAATAAATAATTTTGTTAAAAAAGATTGTGATTATATATTTAACGAATCAGATAAATTTTTTTCTAAATATTCTTTTTTATGTAAAGGTAAAAAAAATTTTTGTATATTGTATTGGGGATAA
- the gndA gene encoding NADP-dependent phosphogluconate dehydrogenase → MQKKDLGIIGMSVMGKNLCLNLERNGYFVSIFNRSFEKSKKIVIENPKKNIFCFDNLKEFIFSIEKPRKIFLMIKSGIATDQIINNIVSYLEKDDIIIDLGNSFYKDTIRREKHLETLNIKFIGAGISGGEMGALLGPSIMPGCKKHVYNLVKSIFLNISAKYRGSPCVDYIGPNGSGHYLKMVHNGIEYGDMQIISEAYFILKNLLKIDNKKISDIFDKWNKGELNSYLIEITKKILLKRDKNGMYLLDLISDVARNKGTGKWVCQNALDLEAPLSLITESVLYRYISSLQDERNKASKILYGPKGLHIINNKTNFIEDLRRSLYFSKIISYAQGFSQLYLISIKNKWNLNYENIAKIFRSGCIIRAKFLNNIVNAYKKNKDLKNLLLDEYFSEVLCKYQNSLRNIISISVNSGLSIPAFCSAISYYDSYRSKKLSSNLIQAQRDFFGSHGYERIDSLGTFHTIWI, encoded by the coding sequence ATGCAAAAAAAAGATTTAGGTATTATAGGTATGTCAGTTATGGGTAAAAATTTATGTTTAAATTTAGAAAGAAATGGATATTTTGTATCTATATTTAATAGATCTTTTGAAAAATCTAAAAAAATTGTTATAGAAAATCCTAAAAAGAATATTTTTTGCTTTGATAATTTAAAAGAGTTTATTTTTTCTATAGAAAAACCTAGAAAAATTTTTTTAATGATAAAATCTGGCATAGCTACAGATCAAATAATTAATAATATTGTATCATATTTAGAAAAAGATGACATAATAATAGATTTAGGAAACTCGTTTTATAAAGATACTATAAGAAGAGAAAAACATTTAGAAACTTTAAATATAAAGTTTATAGGTGCTGGAATTTCTGGTGGAGAAATGGGGGCTTTATTAGGTCCATCAATAATGCCCGGCTGTAAAAAACATGTATATAATTTAGTTAAATCTATTTTTTTAAATATATCGGCAAAATATAGAGGATCTCCTTGCGTAGATTATATAGGACCTAATGGATCTGGGCACTATTTAAAAATGGTTCATAATGGTATAGAATATGGAGATATGCAAATTATATCTGAAGCTTATTTTATATTAAAAAATTTATTGAAAATTGATAACAAAAAAATTTCAGACATATTTGATAAATGGAACAAAGGAGAATTAAATAGTTATTTGATAGAAATTACGAAAAAAATTCTTTTAAAAAGAGATAAAAATGGAATGTATTTATTAGATTTAATTTCAGATGTTGCTAGAAATAAAGGCACTGGAAAATGGGTATGTCAGAATGCTTTAGACCTTGAAGCTCCTTTATCTTTAATAACAGAATCTGTATTATATAGATATATATCTTCTTTACAGGATGAAAGAAATAAAGCTTCTAAAATTTTATATGGTCCTAAAGGGTTACATATAATAAATAATAAAACAAATTTTATAGAAGATTTACGAAGATCTTTATATTTTAGTAAAATAATTTCTTATGCACAAGGTTTTTCTCAATTATATTTGATTTCTATAAAAAATAAATGGAATTTAAATTATGAAAATATTGCTAAAATATTTCGATCTGGATGTATTATTAGAGCAAAATTTTTAAATAATATTGTAAATGCGTATAAAAAAAATAAAGATTTAAAAAATTTATTATTAGATGAGTATTTTTCAGAAGTGCTGTGTAAGTATCAAAATTCTTTAAGAAATATTATATCTATATCAGTAAATAGCGGTCTGTCTATTCCTGCATTTTGTTCTGCAATTTCTTATTATGATAGTTATAGATCAAAAAAATTATCTTCTAACCTTATACAAGCACAAAGAGATTTTTTTGGATCTCATGGATATGAAAGAATAGATTCTTTAGGGACTTTTCATACTATTTGGATCTAA
- the tilS gene encoding tRNA lysidine(34) synthetase TilS has translation MQKKLLIHNILKYIHKKQKILVAYSGGLDSTVLLYQLIELKKKIKLIKIRAIHINHNMNKNANNWKNHCYKECKKNKIGFITQKIKTIYKKNIEHSLREERYKIIKNNLLDNEIAVTGHHLNDQCETLLLALKRGSGPNGLSSIKEAIKFGHNKQLLIRPLISIQKKKIKKWAVEKKLKWISDTSNSNIKFERNFIRLKIIPIIEKKWPNFSKNFYRTSLICQKNEKVIHFFIKPILKMCKIDNTKIQIDKIKMYPIEVGILIIRKWIYTLIKKFISYKKVYQIYKDFILCKEHKSSKINFKKHKIQKYKNIIIYTKIAPELKNTIIFCHYPFKKITLPNNLGKLEINKHGMKIPHPKKTDLINIRFQFQGIIKIDQRNKSCKIKKIWKELKISSLYKNKIPLLFYNTTFISAIGLFIVVNKKTIKKKCWKLSWKNNI, from the coding sequence ATGCAAAAAAAATTATTAATACATAATATTTTGAAATATATTCATAAAAAACAAAAAATATTAGTTGCATACAGTGGTGGTTTAGATTCTACTGTTCTATTATATCAATTAATAGAATTAAAAAAAAAAATAAAATTAATAAAAATTAGAGCAATACATATAAATCATAATATGAACAAAAATGCAAACAATTGGAAAAATCATTGTTATAAAGAATGTAAAAAAAATAAAATCGGGTTTATTACACAAAAAATAAAAACTATATATAAAAAAAATATAGAACATTCATTAAGAGAAGAAAGATATAAAATTATTAAAAACAATTTATTAGATAACGAAATTGCTGTTACAGGACATCATTTAAATGATCAATGCGAAACTTTACTATTAGCACTCAAAAGAGGAAGCGGACCTAACGGATTATCTAGCATTAAAGAAGCTATAAAATTTGGACATAACAAACAACTATTAATACGACCATTAATATCAATACAGAAAAAAAAAATTAAAAAATGGGCTGTAGAAAAAAAACTTAAATGGATAAGTGATACTAGTAACTCAAATATAAAATTTGAAAGAAATTTTATTAGACTCAAAATAATACCTATAATAGAAAAAAAATGGCCTAATTTTTCAAAAAATTTTTATAGAACATCACTAATATGTCAAAAAAATGAAAAAGTAATACATTTTTTTATAAAACCAATATTAAAAATGTGCAAAATAGATAATACCAAGATACAAATAGATAAAATAAAAATGTATCCTATAGAAGTAGGAATACTAATAATTAGAAAATGGATATATACTCTAATAAAAAAATTTATATCATACAAAAAAGTATATCAGATATATAAAGATTTTATTTTGTGTAAAGAACATAAATCTTCTAAAATAAATTTTAAAAAACATAAAATACAAAAATATAAAAATATTATAATTTACACAAAAATTGCACCGGAACTAAAAAACACTATAATTTTTTGTCATTATCCTTTCAAAAAAATAACTCTTCCTAATAATCTAGGCAAATTAGAAATAAATAAACATGGTATGAAAATACCACATCCTAAAAAAACTGATTTAATAAATATAAGATTTCAATTTCAAGGTATTATAAAAATTGACCAAAGAAACAAATCCTGTAAAATAAAAAAAATATGGAAGGAACTAAAGATATCAAGTTTATATAAAAATAAAATCCCATTGCTATTTTACAATACAACATTTATATCTGCTATAGGTCTTTTCATAGTAGTTAACAAAAAAACTATTAAAAAGAAATGTTGGAAATTATCATGGAAAAATAATATATAA